The Cucumis melo cultivar AY chromosome 6, USDA_Cmelo_AY_1.0, whole genome shotgun sequence genome includes a region encoding these proteins:
- the LOC103491839 gene encoding LRR receptor-like serine/threonine-protein kinase HSL2 produces MPFFNLHPSSPFLLFFFFFFQLPVFAIFSDRDYNILIRVKTSYLHDPDGSMNNWVPNQAHNACNWTGITCDPTNSSVLSIDLSNSGFVGGFPFVFCRIPTLKSLSISNTSLNGTLLSPSFSLCSHLQLLNLSSNLLVGTLPDFSSGFKQLQTLDLSSNNFTGEIPHSFGGLSALKVLRLSQNLLDGSLPSVLGNLSELTEMAIAYNPFKPSRLPPEFGNLTKLVNMFLPSSKLIGPIPDSIGNLALLSNLDLSTNSISGSIPDSIGGLRSIESIRLYNNQISGELPESIGNLTTLFSLDISQNSLTGKLSEKIAALPLQSLHLNDNFLEGEVPETLASNKNLLSLKLFNNSFSGKLPWNLGLNSYLNVFDVSSNNFMGEIPKFLCHGNQLQRIVLFNNHFSGSFPESYGGCDSLLYVRIENNQLSGQIPDSFWNLSGLTYIRISENRFEGSIPLAISGIRYLQDLVISGNFFSGQLPKEICKLQELVRLDVSRNKLSGGVPSCITELKQLQKLDLQENMFAGEIPKLVNTWKELTELNLSHNQFTGEIPPQLGDLPVLKYLDLSSNLLSGEIPEELTKLKLGQFNFSDNKLTGEVPSGFDNELFVNSLMGNPGLCSPDLKLLNRCPKSKSISFYIVIVLSLIAFVLIGSLIWVVKFRMNLFKKSKSSWMVTKFQRVGFDEEDVIPHLTKANIIGSGGSSTVFKVDLKMGQTVAVKSLWSGHNKLDLEPIFQSEVETLGRIRHANIVKLLFSCSNGEGSKILVYEYMENGSLGDALHEHKSQTLSDWSKRLDIAVGAAQGLAYLHHDCVPPIIHRDVKSNNILLDEEFHPRVADFGLAKTMQRQGEADDGSAMSRIAGSYGYIAPEYGYTMKVTEKSDVYSFGVVLMELVTGKRPNDACFGENKDIVKWVTEISLSEGEGEKGLSLDEIVDERLDPKTCVAEEIVKILDVAILCTSALPLNRPSMRRVVELIKDTKLPHSKS; encoded by the exons ATGCCATTCTTCAACCTTCACCCTTCGTCtccctttcttctcttcttcttcttcttctttcagctTCCTGTTTTTGCTATCTTCTCTGATCGTGATTACAATATTCTGATTCGGGTTAAAACCTCTTATCTCCATGATCCCGATGGCTCTATGAACAATTGGGTTCCAAATCAAGCTCACAATGCTTGTAACTGGACTGGCATCACCTGCGATCCCACTAATTCCTCTGTTCTGTCCATCGATCTCAGTAATTCCGGTTTCGTTGGCGGATTCCCCTTCGTTTTTTGTCGGATTCCCACTCTTAAATCCCTTTCTATCTCCAACACTAGCCTTAATGGAACTTTACTCTCTCCTTCCTTCTCTCTTTGTTCTCACTTGCAACTCCTCAATCTTTCCAGTAACCTTCTCGTTGGTACTTTGCCGGACTTTTCTTCTGGTTTCAAACAACTACAAACTCTCGATCTCTCTTCCAACAATTTCACCGGTGAAATTCCTCATAGCTTTGGGGGGTTATCGGCGCTGAAAGTGCTCCGTTTGTCGCAGAATCTACTCGACGGCTCATTACCTTCTGTTCTTGGAAATCTCAGTGAGCTAACTGAAATGGCCATCGCTTATAATCCGTTTAAACCCAGTCGGTTACCGCCTGAATTCGGCAACCTGACGAAACTTGTAAATATGTTTTTACCGTCTTCGAAACTCATTGGACCCATTCCTGATTCCATTGGAAACCTTGCTCTGCTTAGTAATCTCGATTTATCTACCAATTCAATTTCGGGATCGATCCCGGATTCAATCGGTGGATTAAGAAGTATAGAGAGCATTCGACTCTATAACAACCAAATCTCCGGGGAGTTGCCAGAGAGCATCGGAAATTTGACTACTTTGTTTTCCCTGGACATATCGCAGAATAGTCTCACCGGGAAATTGTCGGAGAAAATTGCTGCTTTGCCTCTTCAGTCTCTGCATCTCAATGACAATTTCCTTGAAGGCGAGGTTCCCGAGACCTTAGCTTCTAACAAAAATCTTTTGAGTTTGAAACTCTTTAACAATAGCTTTTCCGGCAAACTTCCTTGGAATTTGGGTCTAAATTCTTATTTGAATGTGTTTGATGTCTCTTCCAACAATTTCATGGGCGAAATTCCGAAATTTCTCTGCCATGGAAATCAACTTCAAAGAATCGTTTTATTCAATAATCATTTCTCAGGAAGTTTTCCAGAATCGTACGGTGGTTGCGATTCTCTGCTTTATGTCAGAATTGAGAACAATCAACTTTCCGGGCAGATACCGGACTCGTTCTGGAATCTCTCTGGACTTACTTATATTCGGATATCAGAAAATCGATTTGAGGGCTCCATTCCGCTTGCGATAAGTGGCATTCGTTATCTTCAAGATTTGGTGATTTCCGGCAACTTCTTCTCCGGCCAATTACCGAAGGAGATTTGCAAACTGCAAGAGCTCGTCCGGTTAGACGTCAGCAGGAATAAATTATCCGGGGGAGTTCCTTCATGTATAACCGAGTTGAAGCAACTTCAAAAGCTCGACCTCCAAGAAAACATGTTCGCGGGAGAAATACCCAAGTTGGTTAACACATGGAAAGAGTTAACCGAGTTGAATCTGTCTCACAATCAATTCACCGGTGAGATTCCACCTCAACTCGGAGATTTACCAGTTCTAAAATATTTAGATCTCTCCTCAAATTTACTTTCCGGCGAAATCCCCGAGGAATTAACGAAGCTAAAACTTGGACAGTTCAATTTTTCCGACAATAAATTGACCGGAGAAGTTCCTTCCGGCTTCGACAACGAACTATTTGTCAATAGCCTAATGGGTAATCCCGGTCTTTGTAGCCCGGATTTGAAGCTGCTGAACCGGTGTCCCAAATCCAAATCCATAAGTTTTTATATTGTTATTGTTCTGTCCCTTATTGCTTTCGTTCTCATCGGGTCTCtcatttgggtagtcaaatttAGGATGAATCTCTTCAAGAAATCGAAATCTTCATGGATGGTGACTAAGTTCCAACGTGTTGGATTCGATGAAGAAGATGTAATTCCTCATTTAACCAAAGCAAATATTATTGGATCGGGCGGGTCCAGCACTGTGTTCAAGGTGGATTTGAAAATGGGGCAGACTGTCGCTGTGAAGAGTCTCTGGAGTGGCCACAACAAATTGGATTTGGAACCGATTTTCCAATCAGAAGTTGAGACATTGGGTCGGATTCGCCATGCCAATATTGTGAAGTTGCTCTTCAGTTGCAGCAATGGAGAAGGAAGTAAAATTCTTGTGTACGAATACATGGAGAATGGGAGTTTGGGAGATGCTCTACATGAACACAAATCCCAAACTTTATCTGATTGGTCCAAACGACTTGACATTGCTGTTGGAGCAGCCCAAGGATTAGCTTACTTACACCATGATTGTGTTCCTCCAATAATCCATCGTGATGTTAAGAGCAACAACATTCTCTTGGATGAAGAATTCCACCCTCGAGTGGCCGACTTTGGTTTAGCCAAGACGATGCAGCGCCAAGGAGAGGCAGATGATGGCAGTGCCATGTCTCGTATTGCTGGCTCCTATGGTTACATTGCTCCTG AGTATGGGTACACAATGAAGGTGACAGAGAAGAGCGATGTGTATAGCTTTGGAGTAGTATTGATGGAGTTAGTGACAGGGAAGCGACCAAACGATGCATGCTTTGGAGAGAACAAAGATATTGTGAAATGGGTGACAGAGATTTCATTGTCAGAAGGAGAAGGAGAGAAAGGATTAAGTTTAGACGAGATTGTTGATGAAAGGTTGGATCCGAAGACATGTGTAGCAGAAGAGATAGTAAAGATCTTGGATGTGGCAATTCTTTGTACCTCTGCTTTGCCTCTCAATAGACCATCAATGAGAAGAGTGGTTGAGCTGATAAAGGACACCAAATTGCCTCATTCCAAGTCGTGA
- the LOC107991049 gene encoding uncharacterized protein LOC107991049 produces the protein MEIIRGPSISRPPVLDDKNYSYGKAHMISFLKTLDGRTCRVVVAGWDPPMITIDGHCVPKSEVDWTDVEEQASVRNSTAINTIFNGVDLNVFKLINSCSSVKKAWKILEVAYEGTKKVEISRLQLITSKFEALKMFEDQSVAECNERVLEIADESFNLGEKISESKIVGKLLRSLPDDDDELAPKVTMVPEVAVVDALIADTTVNCFGDDSKSTQKEVTAEESELIPSSHV, from the exons atggagataatcagaggTCCATCAATCTCTCGTCCTCCTGTACTTGATGACAAAAATTATTCATATGGGAAGGCCCACATGATATCATTTCTAAAAACTCTTGATGGAAGGACTTGTAGAGTTGTTGTAGCTGGATGGGACCCACCAATGATCACTATAGATGGTCATTGTGTTCCTAAATCTGAAGTTGATtggactgatgttgaagaacaaGCCTCTGTGAGAAATTCTACAGCCATTAATACTATCTTTAATGGTGTTGACTTGAATGTGTTTAAATTGATTAACTCTTGTAGCTCTGTAAAGAAAGCTTGGAAAATATTGGAGGTTGCATATGAAGGCACTAAAAAAGTTGAAATATCCAGATTACAGTTGATAACCTCAAAATTTGAAGCTTTAAAAATGTTTGAGGATCAGTCTGTAGCTGAATGTAATGAAAGAGTTCTAGAAATAGCCGATGAATCATTCAACCTTGGAGAAAAGATTTCTGAATCCAAGATAGTGGGAAAACTACTGCGTTCTCTGCCTG atgatgatgatgaactaGCACCTAAAGTTACCATGGTACCTGAAGTAGCTGTTGTTGATGCTCTTATAGCTGATACAACTGTAAATTGCTTTGGAGATGACTCAAAATCAACTCAGAAGGAAGTAACAGCTGAGGAAAGTGAACTTATTCCATCTTCACATGTCTGA
- the LOC107991048 gene encoding uncharacterized protein LOC107991048 yields the protein MVIPLVDEQIETRIVPVEIQKVMNEYVDGMPHELPKSLPPRRGIDHEIELVPKAKPPAKNAYRMAPHELAELRKQLDELLAARFIRPAKSTQWGLCVVSEKKLDISSSLEEHQVYLQSVFDKNRHNHLYMKKEKRVFAKQHINFLDHIIECEKIQMDEDKLQAIKEWEAPTSLTELRSFLGLANYYR from the exons ATGGTCATCCCATTGGTGGATGAGCAAATTGAAACTAGGATTGTTCCAGTAGAGATCCAAAAAGTTATGAATGAATATGTTGATGGAATGCCTCATGAACTGCCAAAGTCACTACCTCCTCGACGAGGGATTGATCACGAGATTGAGCTTGTACCAAAAGCCAAACCCCCAGCAAAGAAcgcttacagaatggctccacaTGAGCTAGCTGAGCTCAGAAAACAGTTAGATGAGTTGTTAGCTGCTAGATTCATCAGACCTGCCAAAAGTACCCAATGGGGCCTTTGTGTTGTTTCAGAAAAAAAATTGGACATTTC TTCAAGTCTTGAAGAACACCAAGTCTATCTTCAATCAGTTTTTGACAAAAACCGACATAATCATTTATATATGAAGAAAGAGAAGCGTGTTTTTGCTAAACAGCATATCAACTTTCTGGATCACATCATTGAATGCGAAAAGATTCAAATGGACGAAGATAAGCTGCAGGCTATTAAGGAGTGGGAAGCCCCTACTTCCCTGACAGAGTTACGTTCCTTCCTTGGATTGGCTAATTATTATCGTTAG